A region from the Actinoplanes sp. OR16 genome encodes:
- a CDS encoding MaoC family dehydratase encodes MSDVLEPQTFRVTRADLVRYAGASGDFNPIHWSERQATGVGLPGVIAHGMFTMALVGRAVTAWAGAPDAVVEFSVRFARPVPVPDTDEGTEVVVSGTVKEITEDGHVRLSLTATCNGDKVLSLAQALIRKR; translated from the coding sequence ATGAGCGACGTTCTGGAGCCGCAGACCTTCCGGGTCACCCGGGCCGATCTGGTGCGCTACGCGGGCGCCTCGGGCGACTTCAACCCGATCCACTGGAGCGAGCGCCAGGCGACCGGTGTGGGCCTGCCCGGCGTCATCGCGCACGGCATGTTCACCATGGCTCTGGTCGGCCGCGCGGTGACGGCGTGGGCCGGCGCTCCCGACGCTGTGGTCGAGTTCAGCGTGCGGTTCGCCCGCCCGGTTCCGGTGCCCGACACCGACGAGGGAACCGAGGTCGTGGTGAGCGGCACGGTCAAGGAGATCACCGAGGATGGACACGTCCGGTTGAGCCTGACCGCGACCTGCAACGGCGACAAGGTACTGTCCTTGGCACAGGCGCTCATCAGGAAGCGGTAG
- the secE gene encoding preprotein translocase subunit SecE codes for MAEKDRPGDDVPGDDELRADAAAGDDVPDDAADTATGSGGTALAERSADSDSPKAKKRRGGPLGRVGSFFREVVSELRKVIWPTRKELLTYTSVVIVFVVVVTAIVSGLDYVFGKGILWALG; via the coding sequence GTGGCCGAGAAGGACCGGCCCGGTGACGACGTCCCGGGCGACGACGAGCTCCGCGCCGACGCCGCCGCCGGTGACGATGTGCCGGACGACGCCGCCGACACTGCGACCGGCAGCGGTGGGACCGCGCTGGCCGAGCGTTCGGCCGACTCGGACAGCCCGAAGGCCAAGAAGCGTCGTGGCGGGCCTCTCGGCCGCGTCGGGAGCTTCTTCCGCGAGGTCGTCAGCGAGCTCCGCAAGGTCATCTGGCCGACGCGCAAGGAACTGCTGACCTACACGAGCGTCGTGATCGTCTTCGTGGTGGTCGTGACCGCGATCGTGTCAGGCTTGGACTACGTCTTCGGGAAGGGCATCCTCTGGGCCCTCGGCTGA
- the nusG gene encoding transcription termination/antitermination protein NusG, producing the protein MPEYDDETAQFADEQSSLVTDESVEAADEPVADQAPEVDEDYDPVKELRQKLRYAPGDWYVVHSYAGYENKVKTNLETRITSLDMEDFIFQVEVPTREEVEVKNGKRNQVQAKVFPGYILVRMDLTPESYSCVRNTPGVTGFVGATDRVDRPAPLSLDEVLKWLAPAVAAEEKKAKVEVKVLDFEVGDSVTVTDGAFASLPASISEINADQQKLKVLVSIFGRETPVELNFNQVTKI; encoded by the coding sequence GTGCCTGAGTACGACGACGAGACCGCGCAGTTTGCTGACGAGCAGTCGTCGCTGGTCACCGACGAGTCGGTGGAGGCGGCCGACGAACCGGTCGCCGACCAGGCGCCCGAAGTGGACGAGGACTACGACCCCGTCAAGGAGCTGCGGCAGAAGCTGCGCTACGCGCCCGGCGACTGGTACGTGGTGCACTCCTACGCCGGCTACGAGAACAAGGTCAAGACCAACCTCGAGACCCGGATCACGAGCCTCGACATGGAGGACTTCATCTTCCAGGTCGAGGTCCCGACCCGCGAAGAGGTCGAGGTCAAGAACGGCAAGCGCAACCAGGTGCAGGCCAAGGTCTTCCCCGGTTACATCCTGGTCCGGATGGACCTGACCCCCGAGTCCTACTCCTGCGTGCGCAACACGCCGGGCGTGACCGGGTTCGTCGGCGCCACCGACCGGGTCGACCGCCCGGCCCCGCTCTCGCTCGACGAGGTGCTGAAGTGGCTGGCCCCGGCCGTCGCTGCCGAGGAGAAGAAGGCGAAGGTCGAAGTCAAGGTCCTCGACTTCGAGGTCGGCGACTCGGTCACCGTCACCGACGGCGCGTTCGCTTCGCTGCCGGCCTCGATCAGTGAGATCAACGCCGACCAGCAGAAGCTCAAGGTCCTGGTTTCGATCTTCGGCCGGGAGACTCCGGTCGAGCTGAACTTCAACCAGGTCACCAAGATCTGA
- the rplA gene encoding 50S ribosomal protein L1, translated as MAQRSKAYRKAAESIDANKLYEPFEAVKLAKESNPVKFDATVEVAMRLGVDPRKADQMVRGTVNLPHGTGKTARVIVFAQGAKAEEAVAAGADEVGTDELVARIQGGWLDFDAAIATPDQMAKIGRIARILGPRGLMPNPKTGTVTMDVTKAVNEIKGGKITFRVDKHSNLHLIIGKSSFSAEQLVDNYAAVLEEILRAKPSAAKGKYLKKVTVATTMGPGVQVDPNAQKNLNPSSTEA; from the coding sequence ATGGCACAGCGCAGCAAGGCCTACCGCAAGGCCGCCGAGTCGATCGACGCCAACAAGCTCTACGAGCCCTTCGAGGCCGTGAAGCTCGCCAAGGAGTCGAACCCGGTCAAGTTCGACGCGACCGTCGAGGTCGCGATGCGTCTCGGCGTCGACCCGCGTAAGGCCGACCAGATGGTCCGCGGCACCGTCAACCTGCCGCACGGCACCGGCAAGACCGCCCGCGTCATCGTGTTCGCCCAGGGCGCGAAGGCCGAGGAGGCCGTCGCGGCCGGCGCCGACGAGGTCGGCACCGACGAGCTCGTCGCCCGGATCCAGGGTGGCTGGCTGGACTTCGACGCCGCGATCGCGACGCCGGACCAGATGGCCAAGATCGGCCGTATCGCCCGGATCCTCGGCCCGCGTGGCCTCATGCCGAACCCGAAGACCGGCACCGTGACCATGGACGTCACCAAGGCCGTCAACGAGATCAAGGGCGGCAAGATCACCTTCCGGGTGGACAAGCACTCCAACCTGCACCTGATCATCGGTAAGTCGTCGTTCTCGGCCGAGCAGCTGGTCGACAACTACGCCGCGGTGCTCGAGGAGATCCTCCGGGCCAAGCCGTCCGCCGCCAAGGGCAAGTACCTCAAGAAGGTCACCGTCGCCACCACGATGGGCCCGGGCGTCCAGGTCGACCCGAACGCGCAGAAGAACCTCAACCCGAGCAGCACCGAGGCCTGA
- a CDS encoding ATP-binding cassette domain-containing protein, which yields MRFEGIWFRYARSAPWALRDAGATAEPGQTVVVLGANGAGKSTLLQLAAGVLRPVRGAIRDRPAVVGWVPERFPAAQPFTAAGYLRAMASVRGLPPAAADPWIERLGLAAHAGTPLADLSKGTAQKVGLAQALLTPPGLLVLDEPWEGLDAASRTLIPEIVTEVTEAGGVVLVSDHRGEIANLPGAVHWTVTAGELHLTGSPAPAESPDEDEMIVEVAVRRHEAAAAVDRLRASGHRVLAVREKPRADRVQEER from the coding sequence ATGCGTTTCGAGGGGATCTGGTTCCGGTACGCCCGGAGCGCACCGTGGGCCCTGCGCGACGCCGGGGCCACGGCCGAGCCGGGTCAGACGGTCGTGGTGCTGGGCGCGAACGGCGCCGGCAAGTCCACCCTGCTCCAGCTGGCCGCCGGCGTCCTGCGCCCGGTGCGCGGCGCGATCCGGGACCGTCCGGCAGTGGTCGGCTGGGTTCCGGAGCGTTTCCCGGCCGCACAGCCGTTCACGGCCGCCGGATACCTGCGCGCGATGGCCTCGGTGCGGGGCCTGCCACCCGCTGCCGCCGACCCCTGGATCGAGCGCCTGGGTCTCGCCGCGCATGCGGGAACTCCGCTCGCCGACCTCTCCAAGGGCACCGCGCAGAAGGTGGGTCTCGCCCAGGCGCTGCTCACCCCGCCGGGTCTGCTGGTCCTGGACGAGCCGTGGGAGGGCCTGGACGCCGCCTCCCGCACCCTGATCCCGGAGATCGTCACCGAGGTGACCGAGGCCGGGGGAGTGGTCCTGGTGAGCGATCACCGTGGTGAGATCGCGAACCTGCCGGGCGCCGTGCACTGGACCGTGACGGCGGGCGAACTGCATCTCACGGGGTCGCCTGCGCCCGCCGAGTCCCCGGATGAGGACGAGATGATCGTCGAGGTGGCGGTCCGGCGCCATGAGGCGGCCGCGGCGGTGGACCGGCTGCGTGCCTCCGGTCACCGCGTCTTGGCCGTACGGGAGAAGCCCCGTGCCGACCGGGTCCAGGAGGAGAGATGA
- the rplJ gene encoding 50S ribosomal protein L10 yields the protein MADKPVRADKASAVAELTDFFRDSTATVLTEYRGLTVKELTELRRTLGTEAKYAVAKNTLAKRAATDAGIEGLDALFTGPTALAFVKGDVVEAAKGLRAFAKAHPVLVIKGGVFEGKALSADEVNKLADLESREVLLAKLAGALKAGLSKAAATFQAPLSQAVRTVDALRAEREKDGSAEA from the coding sequence ATGGCGGACAAGCCTGTCCGGGCCGACAAGGCATCGGCCGTCGCCGAGCTCACGGATTTCTTCCGTGACTCGACGGCCACCGTGTTGACCGAATACCGCGGCCTCACCGTGAAGGAGCTCACCGAGCTCCGTCGCACGCTGGGCACCGAGGCCAAGTACGCGGTCGCGAAGAACACTCTCGCGAAGCGTGCGGCCACCGACGCGGGTATCGAGGGCCTCGACGCTCTGTTCACCGGTCCTACCGCGCTCGCCTTCGTCAAGGGCGATGTGGTCGAGGCGGCCAAGGGCCTTCGTGCCTTCGCCAAGGCCCACCCCGTTCTCGTCATCAAGGGCGGTGTCTTCGAGGGCAAGGCTCTCTCGGCGGACGAGGTCAACAAGCTCGCTGACCTCGAGTCCCGTGAGGTTCTGCTGGCCAAGCTGGCCGGTGCCCTCAAGGCCGGCCTCAGCAAGGCCGCTGCCACGTTCCAGGCCCCGCTCTCGCAGGCGGTGCGGACCGTGGACGCCCTTCGGGCTGAGCGTGAGAAGGACGGTTCGGCCGAGGCCTGA
- the rplL gene encoding 50S ribosomal protein L7/L12, protein MAKLSNDELLDAFKEMTLIELSEFVKQFEDVFDVKAAAPVAVAGVAAPGAAAEAAVEQDSFDVVLEGDGGKKIQVIKVVRELTGLGLKEAKDAVESAPKAILEGVNKEKAEAAKAKLEGEGAKVTLK, encoded by the coding sequence ATGGCGAAGCTCAGCAACGACGAGCTGCTCGACGCGTTCAAGGAAATGACCCTCATCGAGCTCTCCGAGTTCGTGAAGCAGTTCGAGGACGTCTTCGACGTCAAGGCCGCCGCCCCGGTTGCGGTCGCCGGCGTTGCCGCCCCGGGCGCTGCTGCCGAGGCTGCTGTCGAGCAGGACTCCTTCGACGTCGTCCTCGAGGGCGACGGCGGCAAGAAGATCCAGGTCATCAAGGTCGTGCGTGAGCTGACCGGCCTGGGCCTCAAGGAGGCCAAGGACGCCGTCGAGTCCGCCCCCAAGGCGATCCTCGAGGGTGTCAACAAGGAGAAGGCCGAGGCCGCCAAGGCCAAGCTCGAGGGCGAAGGCGCCAAGGTCACCCTCAAGTGA
- a CDS encoding DNA-directed RNA polymerase subunit beta: MAASRPAKTSRTSSAYAPRRVSFGRITEQLEVPNLLALQTDSFDWLVGNEAWQARTTDDPHAHSGLAEILEEISPIEDFSGTMSLSFSAPRFDEVKASIEECKEKDLTYCAPLFVTAEFTNNTTGEIKSQTVFMGDFPMMTPKGTFVINGTERVVVSQLVRSPGVYFTKEPDKTSDRDLTSVKVIPSRGAWLEFDIDKRDTVGVRIDRKRRQAVTVLLKAIGWSADQIRERFGWSELLMTTLEKDHIAGQDEALLDIYRKLRPGEPPTRENAQTLLDNLFFNPKRYDVAKVGRYKFNKKLEIDVPIVRGTLSEEDIVKTVDYLCRLHAGEEGYEADDIDHFGNRRLRTVGELIQNQVRVGLSRMERVVRERMTTQDVEAITPQTLINIRPVVAAIKEFFGTSQLSQFMDQTNPLAGLTHRRRLSALGPGGLSRERAGFEVRDVHPSHYGRMCPIETPEGPNIGLIGALSTFARVNPFGFIETPYRKVENGIVTDEVHYLTADEEDRFIKAQANAVLSSDNTFAEDRVLVRRKGGEVDYVPGTEVDYMDVSPRQMTSVATAMIPFLEHDDANRALMGANMQRQAVPLVKAESPLVGTGMEYRAAVDAGDVVVAEVGGVVEDLCADYVTVHQDDGHRRTYLLHKFRRSNAGSCVNQKPVVFEGDRVEAGQVIADGPCTDEGEMALGRNLLVAFMCWEGHNYEDAIILSQRLVQQDVLTSIHIEEHEVDARDTKLGPEEITRDIPNVSEEMLADLDERGIIRIGAEVVPGDILVGKVTPKGETELTPEERLLRAIFGEKAREVRDTSLKVPHGETGTVIGVRTFSREDGDELPPGVNELVRVYVAQKRKIQDGDKLAGRHGNKGVISKILPVEDMPFLEDGTPVDIVLNPLGVPSRMNIGQVLETHLGWIAKTGWQIEGEDEDWKRQLRAIEAHESPADSNVATPVFDGAQEEEIKGLLESTLVNRDGKRLVNGDGKAQLFDGRSGEPLPDPISVGYVYILKLNHLVDDKIHARSTGPYSMITQQPLGGKAQFGGQRFGEMECWAMQAYGAAYALQELLTIKSDDVLGRVKVYEAIVKGENIPEPGIPESFKVLLKELQSLCLNVEVLSSDGVALEMRETDDEVFRAAEELGIDLSRRPNEGVSSVEEI; encoded by the coding sequence TTGGCAGCTTCCCGCCCTGCGAAGACCAGCCGTACGTCGAGCGCTTACGCACCCCGCCGGGTCTCTTTCGGCCGGATCACCGAGCAGCTAGAGGTCCCCAACCTCCTCGCCCTCCAGACGGACTCCTTCGACTGGCTGGTCGGCAACGAGGCTTGGCAGGCCCGGACGACGGACGACCCGCACGCCCACTCGGGCCTCGCAGAGATCCTCGAAGAGATCAGTCCCATTGAGGACTTCTCCGGCACCATGTCGCTGTCCTTCTCGGCTCCGCGATTCGACGAGGTCAAGGCCTCGATCGAGGAGTGCAAGGAGAAGGACCTGACCTACTGTGCCCCGCTGTTCGTGACCGCGGAGTTCACCAACAACACCACTGGCGAGATCAAGAGCCAGACCGTGTTCATGGGTGACTTCCCGATGATGACCCCCAAGGGGACGTTCGTCATCAACGGCACCGAGCGGGTCGTGGTGAGTCAGCTCGTCCGTTCGCCGGGCGTGTACTTCACCAAGGAGCCGGACAAGACCTCCGACCGCGACCTCACCAGCGTCAAGGTCATCCCGAGCCGGGGTGCCTGGCTGGAGTTCGACATCGACAAGCGCGACACCGTCGGTGTCCGCATCGACCGCAAGCGCCGGCAGGCCGTCACCGTCCTGCTGAAGGCGATCGGATGGTCCGCCGACCAGATCCGTGAGCGGTTCGGCTGGTCCGAGCTGCTCATGACGACGCTGGAGAAGGACCACATCGCCGGGCAGGACGAGGCCCTGCTAGACATCTACCGCAAGCTGCGTCCGGGCGAGCCCCCCACCCGGGAGAACGCGCAGACCCTGCTCGACAACCTCTTCTTCAACCCGAAGAGGTACGACGTTGCCAAGGTCGGCCGGTACAAGTTCAACAAGAAGCTCGAGATCGACGTCCCGATCGTCCGGGGCACGCTTTCCGAGGAAGACATCGTCAAGACCGTGGACTACCTCTGCCGGCTGCACGCCGGTGAGGAAGGCTACGAGGCGGACGACATCGACCACTTCGGCAACCGCCGTCTGCGGACGGTCGGCGAGCTCATCCAGAACCAGGTCCGCGTCGGCCTGTCCCGGATGGAGCGCGTCGTCCGTGAGCGCATGACGACCCAGGACGTCGAGGCGATCACGCCGCAGACTCTGATCAACATCCGTCCCGTCGTGGCGGCGATCAAGGAGTTCTTCGGCACGTCGCAGCTGTCGCAGTTCATGGACCAGACCAACCCGCTCGCGGGTCTGACCCACCGTCGCCGTCTGTCGGCGCTCGGCCCGGGTGGTCTGTCCCGTGAGCGGGCCGGCTTCGAGGTCCGTGACGTGCACCCGTCCCACTACGGCCGGATGTGCCCGATCGAGACCCCGGAAGGCCCGAACATCGGCCTGATCGGCGCTCTCTCGACGTTCGCGCGGGTCAACCCGTTCGGCTTCATCGAGACGCCGTACCGGAAGGTCGAGAACGGCATCGTCACCGACGAGGTGCACTACCTCACGGCCGACGAGGAAGACCGGTTCATCAAGGCCCAGGCGAACGCCGTGCTGTCCAGTGACAACACGTTCGCCGAGGACCGCGTCCTGGTCCGCCGTAAGGGCGGTGAGGTCGACTACGTGCCCGGCACCGAGGTCGACTACATGGACGTGTCGCCGCGGCAGATGACCTCGGTCGCGACCGCGATGATCCCCTTCCTCGAGCACGACGACGCCAACCGTGCCCTCATGGGCGCGAACATGCAGCGTCAGGCCGTGCCGCTGGTCAAGGCGGAGTCGCCGCTGGTCGGCACCGGCATGGAGTACCGCGCCGCGGTCGACGCCGGTGACGTGGTCGTCGCCGAGGTCGGCGGCGTGGTCGAGGACCTGTGCGCCGACTACGTGACGGTGCACCAGGACGACGGCCACCGCCGGACCTACCTGCTGCACAAGTTCCGCCGCTCGAACGCCGGCTCCTGCGTCAACCAGAAGCCGGTCGTCTTCGAGGGTGACCGGGTCGAGGCCGGCCAGGTCATCGCCGACGGTCCCTGCACCGACGAGGGCGAGATGGCCCTCGGACGCAACCTGCTGGTCGCGTTCATGTGCTGGGAAGGCCACAACTACGAGGACGCGATCATCCTGTCGCAGCGCCTCGTGCAGCAGGACGTGCTCACCTCGATCCACATCGAGGAGCACGAGGTCGACGCCCGTGACACCAAGCTGGGTCCGGAGGAGATCACTCGCGACATCCCCAACGTCAGCGAGGAGATGCTCGCCGACCTGGACGAGCGCGGCATCATCCGGATCGGCGCCGAGGTCGTCCCCGGCGACATCCTGGTCGGCAAGGTCACGCCGAAGGGCGAGACCGAGCTGACCCCCGAGGAGCGGCTGCTCCGCGCGATCTTCGGTGAGAAGGCCCGGGAGGTCCGGGACACCTCGCTGAAGGTGCCGCACGGTGAGACCGGCACGGTCATCGGCGTCCGCACGTTCTCTCGCGAGGACGGCGACGAGCTGCCCCCGGGTGTGAACGAGCTGGTCCGGGTCTACGTCGCCCAGAAGCGCAAGATCCAGGACGGTGACAAGCTCGCCGGTCGTCACGGCAACAAGGGCGTCATCTCCAAGATCCTGCCGGTCGAGGACATGCCGTTCCTCGAGGACGGCACCCCGGTCGACATCGTGCTCAACCCGCTGGGTGTGCCCTCGCGTATGAACATCGGCCAGGTCCTGGAGACCCACCTCGGGTGGATCGCCAAGACCGGCTGGCAGATCGAGGGCGAGGACGAGGACTGGAAGCGTCAGCTCCGCGCCATCGAGGCCCACGAGTCCCCTGCTGACAGCAACGTCGCGACCCCGGTCTTCGACGGCGCCCAGGAGGAGGAGATCAAGGGTCTGCTCGAGTCGACGCTGGTGAACCGGGACGGCAAGCGCCTGGTGAACGGTGACGGCAAGGCGCAGCTGTTCGACGGCCGCTCGGGTGAGCCGCTGCCGGACCCGATCTCGGTCGGCTACGTCTACATCCTCAAGCTCAACCACCTGGTCGACGACAAGATCCACGCACGGTCGACCGGTCCGTACTCGATGATCACGCAGCAGCCGCTCGGTGGTAAGGCGCAGTTCGGTGGCCAGCGGTTCGGCGAGATGGAGTGCTGGGCGATGCAGGCCTACGGTGCGGCTTACGCGCTGCAGGAGCTGCTGACCATCAAGTCCGACGACGTCCTGGGCCGAGTGAAGGTCTACGAGGCCATCGTCAAGGGCGAGAACATCCCGGAGCCGGGAATCCCGGAGTCGTTCAAGGTGCTTCTCAAGGAGCTCCAGTCGCTGTGCCTGAACGTTGAGGTGCTGTCCAGCGACGGTGTGGCCCTCGAGATGCGCGAGACCGACGACGAGGTCTTCCGGGCCGCGGAAGAACTCGGCATCGACCTGTCCCGGCGCCCGAACGAGGGCGTCAGCAGCGTCGAAGAGATCTGA